CGGACGACCGAGGAGGAAGGCGAGGCCCTCAGGAAGGTCGCCAGACAGATGACGCACTTGCTGTCACTGGCCCGGAAACACGACCTCGCCGTGGTCATCACCAATCAGGTATTCACCGACCCTGAGGGAGATTCAGCGCGACCCCTCGGCGGACACACCCTCGCCCACTGGACGGGGACGGTCCTCCGCCTCGACCGGTTCCGCGGCGGCAATCGCCGGGCGACCATCGAGAAACACCGGGCGAAAGCGACCGGTGAGTCGGCGCGATTCCAGATTACACAGCAGGGGCTCGTCGGCGTGGACGACATCTAAAAAACGAGACTGCGGGGTGTTCTCTATAATTCGCCGAGTTTACGAAGCAACTGCCCCTTGTAAATCTCGTCTGAACGCATGTCTTTCATCTCGATGACGTTGCGTTCGAGTTTATCGAGTGCGACGTAGAAGGCGTTCTCTGCGCCGTAGCCTTCGCCGGAGCCGGCTACCTGGCCGCGGTCAGACCGAATGCGAATCTGACACTGGATGAGCGGGGTGCCGCGGAGTTTCTCCTTGTGTTCGTGGAACCGAACGTGGGCGTGCTGGACCGTCATCCGCTGGTACTTGTCCACGACGGCTTCGATGCTCTCGCGAATCTCGTCGCGGCTGAGCGTTTCGAGCAGGTTGACGTTGGTAATCTGGACGTCGAGGTGTTCTTCCTCCGTGTAACTCAGTGCACGCAGGACGTCGGTCTTGGTCAGCACGCCGGCGATGAGATTGTCGTTCTCCTCGGGCGTGACGACGAGGCCTGCGTAGTCGTTTTCGAGCATCCCGGAGACGGCGTCACGCACAGACGCGCCGAGCGTAATCGTGCGCACGGGACTGCTCATGATGTCGTAAACGGGCAGGTCGAGCATTCGCTCGATGTCGCCGGAGCGCTCGCCCGTCGTCGCTTTGTTCATGTCGCGAACGACGAAATCGACGATGTCGTGGGTCGTGACCATCCCGGTCAAGTGGCCGTCGTCGTTGACCACGGGGAGGCGGGAGACGCCGTGTTCGCGCAGGAGGTTGATGGCCTGCCCGACCCGGTCTGTCTCGTGGACGGAGACGACGTTATCGGTATAGATCTGGTCGACGGTGAGGACGTCTAAGTTCTCCAGGACGGCTTCCAGAATGGCGTCTGCGGTGACGATTCCCCAGAGCGCATCGGCTTCGAAGACGGGGGCGACTTTCGTCCCGCCTTCGACCAGCATCCGGGCGACTTCGCGGATGTTGGTGGTTCGTTCGACCTTCGGGGCGGACTTCATCAACGCGGCCACTTTCGTCGAGTCTTCGACGTGTGACTGGAGCAGTTCGCGCTGGGTCACGAGGCCGGCGTACTCGCCGTCGTTCGTGACGATGATACCCTTCGGGTTCTCCCGTTCGAAAATTGACCGCACTTTACCCAGTCGCTGGTCGACATCGACTTCGACAAAATCGTTAGTGGCAATATCAGCAATGTCCATCAATTCATCCCCAGATTGTCAAAGGTGCGCAGGCCTAATGAAATCTAGGGCCAACCCGGCGACAAGACCTATATCGTGCGAGTCCCTATCACACCGAGTGATACCGGACATTGGGGTGTTCGGCCCGTACACGTATCTCGTCACAGAACTCCTCTGGGGGTCGGTGGCGCTTGTTCTTCTCTGGTACTCGAACGCCTGGCGAGCGGCGGCCAGAACCGTCGCGGTTCTCTACCCCTTCGCGTACGTCTGGGACTGGTATACGCTCACCGTCGGCGTCTTCGCGATTCCGCTCCGAACGGGGGTCGATTTGCTAGGAATTCCCATCGAGGAACACATCTTCATGCTCGTCGTGCCAGCGATGGTCATCGGCACGCACGAGTCACTGAAAAAGCGGCTCGACGACTCAGAGTAGGGCGGCGACGAGCCAGCCCGTACCGACCGCCAGCAAGCAGGCCGCGAGATTCCCCGCCGCGTTCAGGGCCGTGAGTCCGTGTTCGCCACGCTCCCAGAGCAGACTCGTCTCGACCGAGAACGACGAGAACGTCGTGAACGCGCCACAGGCCCCTGTCCCGACGAGGAGCATGACGTCGTCGCCCACACCGACGAAGGTGAGCGTCCCGAGGACGAAACTCCCGACGACGTTGACGGTGAGGTTGCCATAGGGCAGTCGTCCCTCGGGGACTCGTCCCGCGACGAGGTAGCGGGCCATCGCGCCGAGTGCTCCGCCGAGACCGACGAGGTACGCGGGATTCACGACTCCACCTCTCGATTCCCCGGGGTGGCACCGGGGAGGGATTGTGCGAGGAACCGTCCGACGAACACGGCGGCGAAGCCGAGTGCGTAGTTCGCGACGACGTTCACCAGCGCGAGTTCCGGCGAGAGCGCCGTCTCGACGGCGAACGTGGAGTAGGTCGTGAGCGAGGAGAGAAATCCGGTCGTCATGGCGAGGCGAAGTGGTCGGGAGACGACGCCGAGAAATCGCTGTTCGTAGACGAAAAAGCCGAGCAGCAGACTGCCGACGACGTTCACGACCAGCGTGCCCGGAATCCCCGGGAGCACCGTACTCGTGGCGTAGCGAAGGTTCGCACCCGCAAAGCCCCCCACCGCGATGAGCGTGAGTGCTTCTGCGGTCGCGAGGGGGTGGTCTCTACTCATGCGACTATTCGAGGGTGGGTGAGGCCAGTATAAGATTGTGGTGAAGTCACGGGCGAGACCAATACTGTCAAATAGCTAACCACAAGTTGGTAGTTTGCACTGAAACGATGTCCTCCACCATCGATGCAGCTGCCCTCACGAAGCGATACGGGCAGACAACGGCCGTCGACGCCCTCTCCCTCTCGATTCCCGCCGGCACCGTGTACGGCTTTCTCGGCCCGAACGGCGCAGGAAAAACGACCACAATGCGGATGCTCACGGGCCTCACGCGCCCGACGAGCGGCACGGTCCGCATCAACGGCATCGAGGCGAACAACCGCACTGCGATTCGGTCGCAGTTCGGCTACCTCCCCGAAGAACCGCCCC
This sequence is a window from Haladaptatus sp. QDMS2. Protein-coding genes within it:
- a CDS encoding CBS domain-containing protein is translated as MDIADIATNDFVEVDVDQRLGKVRSIFERENPKGIIVTNDGEYAGLVTQRELLQSHVEDSTKVAALMKSAPKVERTTNIREVARMLVEGGTKVAPVFEADALWGIVTADAILEAVLENLDVLTVDQIYTDNVVSVHETDRVGQAINLLREHGVSRLPVVNDDGHLTGMVTTHDIVDFVVRDMNKATTGERSGDIERMLDLPVYDIMSSPVRTITLGASVRDAVSGMLENDYAGLVVTPEENDNLIAGVLTKTDVLRALSYTEEEHLDVQITNVNLLETLSRDEIRESIEAVVDKYQRMTVQHAHVRFHEHKEKLRGTPLIQCQIRIRSDRGQVAGSGEGYGAENAFYVALDKLERNVIEMKDMRSDEIYKGQLLRKLGEL
- a CDS encoding CrcB family protein; this translates as MSRDHPLATAEALTLIAVGGFAGANLRYATSTVLPGIPGTLVVNVVGSLLLGFFVYEQRFLGVVSRPLRLAMTTGFLSSLTTYSTFAVETALSPELALVNVVANYALGFAAVFVGRFLAQSLPGATPGNREVES
- a CDS encoding lycopene cyclase domain-containing protein, with the translated sequence MIPDIGVFGPYTYLVTELLWGSVALVLLWYSNAWRAAARTVAVLYPFAYVWDWYTLTVGVFAIPLRTGVDLLGIPIEEHIFMLVVPAMVIGTHESLKKRLDDSE
- a CDS encoding CrcB family protein, whose translation is MARYLVAGRVPEGRLPYGNLTVNVVGSFVLGTLTFVGVGDDVMLLVGTGACGAFTTFSSFSVETSLLWERGEHGLTALNAAGNLAACLLAVGTGWLVAALL